The sequence GTAGCCGGCCTGGTCGACGGGCTCGGGGCCGTTCTTGCCGAACTTCGACGACTTGAGCAGGTAGAACTCGACCTCGGGGTGCGTGTAGAAGGTGAAGCCGCGGTCGCCGGCCCGGGCGAGGGTGCGCTTCAGCACGTTGCGGGGGTCGGCGACGCCGGGCGCCCCGTCGGGGGTCGCGATGTCGCAGAACATGCGGGCGGTCGGGTCTTCGGTGCCGCGCCACGGCAGGATCTGGAACGTGGTCGGGTCGGGGTGCACCAGCACGTCGGCCTCGAACGAGCGGGTGAGCCCCTCGATCGCCGAGCCGTCGATGCCGACGCCCTCGGCGAAGGCCCCCTCGACCTCGGCGGGCGCGATGGCGACGGACTTGAGCGTGCCGATCACGTCGGTGAACCAGAGCCGGATGAACTTGATGCCCCGCTCTTCGATAGTGCGAAGAACGAAGTCGGTTTGCTTGTCCATTCAGACCCTCTCTACTCCCTGAGTAGGCTAGTGGCTATGCCCCGACTCCGCTTGGCGCTCGCACAGACGAACCCCGTCGTCGGAGACCTCGCGGGCAACGCCGAGCAGCTGCTCGAGGCGGCCCGCGCAGCGCGCGCCGCGGGTGCCGACCTCCTCGCCACCGGCGAGATGAGCCTCACCGGCTACCCCATCGAAGACCTGGCTTCGAGGCCGAGCTTCCTGGTCGCCAGCCGCCGGGCGGTCGAGGCGCTGGCCGTGCGGCTCGAGAGCGAGGGGCTCGGCGATCTGCCCGTCGTGGTCGGCCACCCCGACGGCCCCTTCGAGCCCCGCCTCCTCGACACGTCGAACGCTCCGACGGCCATCGCGAAGAACTGCGCGAGCGTCCTGCAGGGCGGGCGTGTCGTGACGACGACGGCCAAGTACCACCTGCCGAACTACTCCGTCTTCGACGAGTACCGGGTCTTCATCCCCGGTGAAGAGCTGCTCGTCGTCCGCGTCCGCGGCGTCGACGTGGCGCTCATCGTCTGCGAAGACCTCTGGCGCGACGGCGGGCCGGTCGGTCGCGTCCTCGACGCCGGGGCGGGCCTCCTGCTGGTCGTCAACGCCAGCCCGTTCGTGGCCGGCAAAGACGAGGTGCGGCTCCCCCTGGTGACCCGCCGCGCGACGGAGAACGACACGATCGTCGCCTACGTCAACATCGTCGGCGGGCAGGACGACCTGCTCTTCGACGGCGACAGCGTCGTGGTCGACGGCGGGGGCCGGATCCTGGGCAGGGCGCCCCAGTGGCGAGAGCACCTGCTCACGCTCGACCTCGATCCGCAGGCGTCGTCGGGGGCCGAGCTGCCGGAGGGGATCCGGCGGGTCGACGTCGAGTCGCGCGCGTTCGGCACCTACGACGCGCTGCCGCCCGACATCGCCGTCCTGCCCGACGAGCGCGAGCAGCTCTGGAACGCCCTCGTCGTCGGCACCCGCGACTACGTCGAGAAGAACGGCTTCCGCTCGGTGATCCTCGGGCTCTCCGGCGGCATCGACTCGGCGGTCTGCGCCGCGATCGCAGCTGACGCGATCGGGGCCGACCGCGTGTTCGGCGTGTCGATGCCCTCGCAGTGGTCGTCCGACCACTCCCGGTCCGACGCCGACGACGTCGCCGAGCGCATCGGGGTGCGCTACTCCGTCGAGCCGATCGCCGATCTCGTCGAGCCGTTCGAGCGCCAGCTCCACCTGACCGGGCTGGCAGCCGAGAACGTCCAGGCCAGGGCGCGCGCCCTCATCCTGATGGGGCTCTCGAATCTCGACGGTCACCTCGTGCTGACGACCGGCAACAAGACCGAGCTGTCGGTCGGGTACTCCACGATCTACGGCGACTCGGTGGGCGGGTTCGCGCCGATCAAGGACGTCCCGAAGACGATGGTCTGGGAGCTGGCCCGCTGGCGGAACGCCTCCGCCGAGGCGCGGGGCGAGCGGGGGCCGATCCCGGAGAACTCGATCACCAAGCCGCCGTCGGCCGAGCTGCGGCCTGGCCAGGTCGACGAAGACACCCTGCCGCCGTACGAGGTGCTCGACGGGATCCTCGACGCGTACATCACGAGGTCGCTCGGCGCGGCCGACGTGGTGGCCCTCGGCTACGACGCCGACGTGGTCGCCGAGGTGACGCGGCTGGTCGACCGCTCCGAGTGGAAGCGGCGCCAGGGGGCGATCGGGCCGAAGATCTCGGGGATGGCCTTCGGACGCGACCGGCGGCTGCCGATCACGTACCGGCCGACCGTGTTCTGAGGCTCTCGGCGCAGGTCAGGCTCTCGTGACACGCAGTCCGGCCCGAGTCACGCGTCGTGCGGCGTGACCCGGGCCGGAATGCGTGTCGGGAGACCGCCTCAGTCGCGCTCGGCCTCCTCGGCCGCCCACTTCTCGCTGTTGGCCTTGATGCGCTCCATCGCGTGCTCGGCCTCCTCGCGCGTCGCGTAGGGCCCGGCACGGTCGACGGCGGGCGAGACCATGCCCTCCTCGACCTGGTGCGTCTTCGTGTTGAACCAGAACTCCTGCTCGTTGTCAGCCATGACGGCAGCCTACCCACGCCGCCCTCACGACGGACCGAGCGTCCGGCGGCCCCTAAGCTGGTGGACATGTCCCGGGATGAACACGGTCACCTGACCCCGGGCCGGATCTCGCCGCAGCGTCCGGTCCCCGCGTCGATCGCTCGTCCGGAGTACGTCGGCAGGGTCGCGCCCGCCCCCTACGACGGCGGCGACGTCTACGATCCTGCGACCGTCGACGCGATCAGGCGCAGCAGCAGGATCGCGGCCGACGCCATCACCGCCGTCGGAGCCGCCATCCGGCCGGGCATCACGACCGACCAGCTCGACGTCGTCGCGCACGACTACGTCACCTCGCACGGCGCCTACCCGTCGACCCTCGGCTACCGCGGCTACCCGAAGTCGGTCTGCACCTCGGTCAACGAGGTGATCTGCCACGGCATCCCCGACGACACGGTGCTCCAGGACGGAGACGTCGTCAACATCGACATCACCGCCTTCCAGGAGGGCGTCCACGGCGACACCAACCGCACCTTCGTGGTCGGAGAGGCGTCGCAGGACGCCGTCGACCTCGTCGAGCGCACCCGCGAGGCCCTGAACCGCGGCATCAAGGCGGTGGCCCCGGGCCGCCAGGTCAACGTGATCGGCCGCGCTATCGAGGTCTACGCCAAGCGCTTCGGCTACGGGGTCGTCCGCGACTACACCGGGCACGGGGTCGGGCGCGCGTTCCACAGCGGGCTGATCATCCCCCACTACGACGCCCCGCAGTACACCGACGTGATGGAGCCCGGCATGGTCTTCACCATCGAGCCCATGCTGACCCTCGGCGGCATCGACGCCGACATCTGGGACGACGACTGGACCGTCACCACCCGCGACCACTCCCT is a genomic window of Frondihabitans peucedani containing:
- a CDS encoding NAD+ synthase; translation: MPRLRLALAQTNPVVGDLAGNAEQLLEAARAARAAGADLLATGEMSLTGYPIEDLASRPSFLVASRRAVEALAVRLESEGLGDLPVVVGHPDGPFEPRLLDTSNAPTAIAKNCASVLQGGRVVTTTAKYHLPNYSVFDEYRVFIPGEELLVVRVRGVDVALIVCEDLWRDGGPVGRVLDAGAGLLLVVNASPFVAGKDEVRLPLVTRRATENDTIVAYVNIVGGQDDLLFDGDSVVVDGGGRILGRAPQWREHLLTLDLDPQASSGAELPEGIRRVDVESRAFGTYDALPPDIAVLPDEREQLWNALVVGTRDYVEKNGFRSVILGLSGGIDSAVCAAIAADAIGADRVFGVSMPSQWSSDHSRSDADDVAERIGVRYSVEPIADLVEPFERQLHLTGLAAENVQARARALILMGLSNLDGHLVLTTGNKTELSVGYSTIYGDSVGGFAPIKDVPKTMVWELARWRNASAEARGERGPIPENSITKPPSAELRPGQVDEDTLPPYEVLDGILDAYITRSLGAADVVALGYDADVVAEVTRLVDRSEWKRRQGAIGPKISGMAFGRDRRLPITYRPTVF
- a CDS encoding SPOR domain-containing protein gives rise to the protein MADNEQEFWFNTKTHQVEEGMVSPAVDRAGPYATREEAEHAMERIKANSEKWAAEEAERD
- the map gene encoding type I methionyl aminopeptidase is translated as MSRDEHGHLTPGRISPQRPVPASIARPEYVGRVAPAPYDGGDVYDPATVDAIRRSSRIAADAITAVGAAIRPGITTDQLDVVAHDYVTSHGAYPSTLGYRGYPKSVCTSVNEVICHGIPDDTVLQDGDVVNIDITAFQEGVHGDTNRTFVVGEASQDAVDLVERTREALNRGIKAVAPGRQVNVIGRAIEVYAKRFGYGVVRDYTGHGVGRAFHSGLIIPHYDAPQYTDVMEPGMVFTIEPMLTLGGIDADIWDDDWTVTTRDHSLTAQFEHTLVVTERGAEVLTTY